A region from the Leptospira venezuelensis genome encodes:
- the rplM gene encoding 50S ribosomal protein L13 produces the protein MPIVSKPHRTPSLKKEQANKAWYVVDAEGKTLGRLASEIATRLRGKHKPTFTPNVDCGDNIIVINAAKVAVTGNKETQKEYFHHSRYPGGMTATTLQNMRVKQPEKILYEAVKGMLPKSKLGAEMLTHFRIFPGTEHNLGAQKPIKLEL, from the coding sequence ATGCCAATCGTATCTAAACCGCATAGAACTCCTTCCTTAAAAAAGGAACAAGCTAATAAAGCTTGGTACGTAGTCGACGCTGAAGGCAAAACCTTAGGTCGTCTCGCTTCGGAGATCGCAACTAGACTCCGCGGTAAACATAAACCTACTTTTACTCCTAACGTTGATTGTGGAGATAATATTATTGTTATCAATGCTGCTAAGGTAGCTGTGACTGGAAATAAAGAGACTCAAAAAGAATATTTCCATCACTCTCGTTATCCGGGTGGTATGACAGCTACTACTCTTCAAAACATGAGAGTAAAACAACCTGAAAAAATCCTGTATGAAGCAGTAAAAGGTATGCTTCCTAAAAGCAAACTCGGTGCTGAAATGTTAACTCATTTCAGAATTTTCCCAGGAACCGAGCATAATCTCGGCGCTCAAAAGCCGATCAAACTGGAACTCTAG
- the rpsI gene encoding 30S ribosomal protein S9, with protein sequence MASAKEIWAVGRRKNAIARVKLKEGSGKIVINDRDYKDYLQNSRSNIKEAITALTLMNVAEKFDLKVNVSGGGIIGQVGAIRHALARVICRYNPEFRATVKKEGLLTRDPRMVERKKYGLHKARRGTQFSKR encoded by the coding sequence ATGGCAAGCGCCAAGGAAATCTGGGCAGTAGGTCGTCGTAAAAACGCAATCGCCCGCGTAAAATTAAAAGAAGGTTCCGGTAAGATTGTAATCAATGATAGAGATTACAAAGATTATCTGCAAAACAGCCGCTCTAATATCAAAGAAGCTATTACCGCTTTAACTCTGATGAACGTTGCTGAAAAGTTCGATCTTAAAGTAAATGTTTCCGGAGGAGGGATCATCGGACAAGTCGGAGCGATCCGTCATGCGCTTGCAAGAGTGATCTGCCGTTATAATCCCGAGTTCAGAGCTACTGTTAAAAAAGAAGGCCTTCTGACTCGTGACCCACGTATGGTGGAACGTAAAAAATACGGTCTACATAAAGCACGTAGAGGAACTCAGTTCTCTAAACGTTAA
- the alaS gene encoding alanine--tRNA ligase — protein sequence MNFKKVSEVRKIFLDYFKEKGHTVVPSSSLLPAGDPTLLFTTAGMVQFKPLFTGAVELPYTRATSAQKCLRTTDLENVGKTERHCTFFEMLGNFSFGDYFKEEAIEYALDCSVNHLGFPKEKIWITVFENDDEAEKIWISKGIPKERITRLGKKDNFWGPAGDSGACGPCSELYLDRGPEKALPDCGVKYECKPGCDCDRFLEFWNIVFNQFNQDTEGNLHPLKQTGIDTGSGLERVALLLQGVDSVYDTDELRGIITEVEKISGKTYNESTKVPFRVITDHIRSVLFTVSDGIYPDRTGRGYVIRRLIRRAVLFARKLDLREPFLYKLAKSVCNIYKERYPDLEKHISSVERTLLAEEELFLKTLEIGLEKIEALVSKTKSEGSNTFSGKDSFLLYGTYGFPAEMTEEIVAEHGLSFDKKGFEEELEKDRQSSRETWKANKVSLFTGIKTDKTQFLGYDVLEAESDLKFIFSDNKQANALKEGESGALVFSSSPFYPEGGGQVGDLGFIRKGQSVFKVLDTQKENDIILHIGTVLSGSFSVGDKAKLEVEKERRERLKFHHSGTHLLNGALRSLLGNHVLQKGSIVSPEYLRFDFSHPSPLSVEEIRNIESWVNESIGRHIPVDTKVLPIEEAKKTGAVAAFDEKYGDSVRVLQMGDRSLEFCGGTHVGNTGDIGYFFIKKESSPGAGNRRIEAVAGPLVVETFQNRFAELTESVQNLNLKIKEELGAEGTALSIKTIIPGPDEIRSSFESKGADAVVSLRDLSEELSLELEETQSKFLKEKKNKESKDFENNPEVIAQVFENSKMIGSVKIVSAIFESKDAKALKGLSDNIKVREKEIVAILASKNTEDASIVITCSSSLVGKIHCGELVKTACEILGGKGGGKPDMAQGGGKEVSKVEEAVRSALEKASSSLNGGK from the coding sequence ATGAATTTTAAAAAAGTTTCCGAAGTCCGCAAAATCTTTTTGGATTATTTTAAGGAGAAGGGCCACACTGTAGTTCCTTCGTCTTCTCTTTTGCCTGCAGGAGATCCTACACTTCTATTCACTACTGCAGGAATGGTGCAGTTCAAACCATTATTTACCGGTGCAGTAGAACTTCCTTACACAAGAGCGACTTCTGCTCAAAAATGTTTAAGAACTACAGATCTCGAAAATGTAGGTAAAACGGAAAGACATTGTACATTTTTCGAAATGCTTGGAAACTTCAGCTTTGGAGATTATTTTAAAGAAGAAGCTATCGAATACGCGTTAGATTGTTCTGTAAATCATCTTGGATTCCCTAAGGAAAAGATCTGGATCACAGTATTCGAAAATGATGATGAAGCAGAGAAGATCTGGATTTCCAAAGGTATTCCAAAAGAAAGGATCACTCGTTTAGGCAAAAAAGATAATTTCTGGGGACCTGCAGGAGACAGCGGTGCTTGCGGACCTTGCTCTGAGTTATACTTAGATAGGGGACCTGAAAAAGCTCTCCCTGATTGTGGAGTTAAATACGAGTGTAAGCCAGGCTGCGATTGCGATCGTTTTTTAGAATTTTGGAATATAGTATTCAACCAATTCAACCAAGACACCGAAGGAAATCTTCATCCACTCAAACAAACAGGTATTGATACAGGTTCCGGATTAGAAAGAGTAGCTTTACTTTTGCAAGGCGTCGATTCCGTTTATGATACGGATGAACTTCGCGGAATCATCACAGAAGTAGAAAAAATCTCAGGAAAAACTTATAACGAATCTACAAAAGTCCCATTCAGAGTAATCACTGACCATATTCGTTCTGTATTATTCACAGTATCCGACGGGATCTATCCGGATAGAACCGGAAGAGGATACGTTATTCGTCGCTTAATCCGTAGAGCGGTATTATTCGCTAGAAAACTGGATCTAAGAGAACCATTCTTATACAAACTTGCAAAATCAGTATGTAATATTTATAAGGAAAGATATCCTGATCTGGAAAAACATATCTCCTCTGTAGAAAGAACACTTCTGGCAGAAGAAGAATTATTCCTCAAAACATTAGAGATTGGTTTGGAAAAGATAGAAGCTCTTGTTTCCAAAACCAAGTCCGAAGGTTCCAATACATTCTCCGGAAAAGATAGCTTCTTACTTTATGGAACTTATGGTTTCCCGGCAGAGATGACGGAAGAGATCGTAGCAGAGCATGGACTTTCTTTCGACAAAAAAGGTTTCGAAGAAGAATTAGAGAAGGATAGACAATCTTCTCGTGAAACTTGGAAAGCAAACAAGGTTTCCCTATTCACAGGAATAAAAACTGATAAGACCCAATTTTTGGGTTATGATGTTTTAGAAGCGGAGTCAGATCTTAAATTTATATTTTCAGATAATAAACAAGCCAACGCACTCAAAGAAGGTGAGTCAGGTGCATTGGTATTTTCTTCCAGTCCATTTTATCCGGAAGGTGGAGGACAGGTAGGAGATCTAGGATTTATCCGAAAAGGACAATCTGTCTTTAAGGTTTTGGATACCCAAAAAGAGAACGATATCATTCTTCATATTGGAACTGTTCTCTCCGGAAGTTTTTCGGTTGGAGACAAGGCCAAATTAGAAGTAGAGAAGGAAAGAAGAGAAAGACTCAAATTCCATCACTCGGGAACTCACTTATTAAACGGAGCACTTCGTTCGTTGCTTGGAAATCATGTTCTCCAAAAAGGATCTATCGTTTCTCCCGAATATCTTCGTTTTGATTTCTCTCATCCGAGCCCTTTAAGTGTAGAAGAAATCCGTAATATAGAATCCTGGGTGAACGAAAGTATCGGTCGCCATATTCCTGTAGATACTAAAGTTTTACCTATTGAAGAAGCCAAGAAAACAGGAGCCGTTGCAGCCTTCGACGAAAAATACGGAGATAGCGTAAGAGTTCTTCAGATGGGAGATCGTTCCTTGGAGTTCTGCGGCGGAACCCACGTAGGAAATACGGGAGATATCGGATACTTCTTCATAAAAAAAGAATCTAGCCCTGGCGCCGGAAACAGAAGGATAGAAGCAGTTGCGGGCCCGCTGGTTGTGGAAACCTTTCAAAACAGATTTGCAGAGTTAACCGAGTCAGTCCAAAATCTAAATCTTAAGATCAAAGAAGAGTTGGGGGCAGAAGGGACTGCTCTTTCTATAAAAACTATTATCCCTGGACCGGATGAGATCAGATCTTCATTCGAATCCAAAGGAGCAGATGCAGTAGTTTCTCTTAGAGATCTTTCCGAAGAACTGTCCCTAGAATTGGAAGAAACACAATCCAAGTTCCTGAAAGAAAAGAAAAATAAAGAATCAAAAGATTTTGAGAATAATCCGGAAGTGATCGCGCAAGTATTCGAAAATTCGAAAATGATTGGTTCTGTTAAAATTGTTTCTGCGATCTTTGAGTCCAAGGATGCAAAAGCATTAAAAGGACTTTCTGATAATATCAAAGTCAGAGAAAAGGAAATAGTCGCCATTCTTGCCAGCAAAAATACAGAAGATGCAAGTATAGTAATCACTTGCTCTTCTTCTTTGGTTGGAAAGATCCATTGTGGAGAACTCGTAAAAACTGCCTGTGAAATTTTAGGTGGAAAAGGCGGAGGAAAACCTGATATGGCTCAAGGCGGAGGAAAAGAAGTTTCCAAAGTAGAAGAAGCAGTCAGGTCTGCATTAGAAAAGGCTAGTTCCAGCTTGAACGGGGGAAAATAA
- a CDS encoding YajQ family cyclic di-GMP-binding protein, with protein sequence MSDPSFDVVSEIDRPELQNAVTQAIAEIKNRFDFKGSKSEIKLEEENLTLISDNEAKLESVIDVLINKMAKRGLGLKSFDFKSKLEPATGNTVRMKVKIRNGLEKEQTKEITKIVKDSKLKVIPTIMGNCVRIQGKKKDDLQEIMKLLKSADLPFDVQFQNFKG encoded by the coding sequence ATGAGCGATCCATCATTCGATGTTGTTTCAGAAATAGATAGACCTGAATTACAAAATGCGGTTACCCAAGCAATCGCAGAGATTAAAAACAGATTCGACTTTAAAGGTTCCAAGTCTGAGATCAAACTGGAAGAGGAAAATCTGACTCTTATATCTGACAACGAAGCTAAGTTAGAAAGTGTTATCGATGTTCTAATTAATAAGATGGCTAAAAGAGGACTTGGACTTAAGTCATTTGATTTTAAATCCAAATTGGAACCTGCTACAGGCAATACTGTTCGGATGAAAGTGAAAATTCGTAATGGTCTTGAAAAAGAACAGACTAAAGAAATTACTAAGATCGTAAAGGATTCTAAACTAAAAGTAATTCCTACCATTATGGGAAATTGTGTTAGGATTCAGGGAAAGAAGAAGGATGATCTTCAGGAGATCATGAAACTCTTAAAATCTGCGGATCTTCCTTTTGATGTTCAATTCCAAAATTTTAAGGGTTAA
- the mpl17 gene encoding cell surface protein MPL17: protein MKRFTFLAIISIFLISGLSAEEENPIKFKIEKSSPSGYVLKVVYPENFGVQKEAPHRILLNPGSGLKVVSADLKLKGKTSSRKKEYFESVEPMQLKLEGKGELEIHAKIFYCDYNRNICIPGKILQKETIQ, encoded by the coding sequence ATGAAACGTTTTACATTTCTCGCAATTATTTCTATTTTTCTGATCTCAGGACTCTCTGCAGAGGAGGAAAATCCGATCAAGTTCAAGATCGAAAAATCGTCTCCTTCTGGTTATGTTTTGAAAGTTGTTTACCCTGAAAATTTCGGGGTCCAAAAAGAAGCTCCGCATCGTATCCTACTCAATCCTGGATCCGGATTAAAAGTGGTTTCCGCGGATCTAAAACTGAAAGGTAAAACTTCATCCCGCAAAAAAGAATATTTCGAATCAGTTGAGCCTATGCAGTTAAAACTGGAAGGGAAGGGTGAACTGGAAATTCACGCGAAAATTTTTTACTGCGATTATAACAGGAATATTTGTATTCCGGGAAAGATATTACAAAAAGAGACAATCCAATAA
- a CDS encoding lipoprotein, translating into MHTKTIFALLIVSLISVCKTPQTEEPKKETSKNVVEESAPTEDDQFVKATEGFISSSTYQVVVSSLDGNESEALDLAKKRALNLFIAEKGDSFRPTDRKFLKELVDSKGKFVKVSKPINGKTYYLFHVSQPDLKIEIKK; encoded by the coding sequence ATGCATACAAAAACGATTTTCGCATTACTAATCGTTTCTCTCATCTCCGTATGTAAAACACCTCAAACGGAAGAACCTAAAAAAGAAACATCTAAGAATGTAGTAGAGGAATCCGCTCCGACTGAAGATGACCAATTTGTTAAAGCAACCGAAGGTTTTATCAGTTCTTCTACTTATCAAGTAGTTGTATCTTCCTTGGATGGTAACGAAAGCGAAGCATTGGATCTTGCTAAAAAAAGAGCCTTAAATCTTTTTATAGCGGAGAAGGGAGATTCATTTCGTCCGACAGACCGCAAATTCCTGAAAGAGTTAGTGGATTCAAAAGGGAAGTTCGTAAAAGTTTCCAAACCAATTAATGGAAAGACATACTATCTCTTCCATGTATCTCAACCAGATCTAAAAATAGAAATTAAGAAGTAA
- a CDS encoding M16 family metallopeptidase: MWEYLSKSVISRFSFLFFTLCIFINFEASANEDIFSEIRTTLESRVKKVTLKNGIRLLMMKRADSPTVAVYTKFLVGAADETPEIAGTAHLLEHMLFKGTKNIGVTDAKKEKVYLDQIRVWGKRLDSYRLQERELAAKGEPVPEQLIKDKNILEVRFKNLLELHRKFVVSNEDSYIYEKNGGTGFNAYTTNDVTNYQILLPANRLEIWAKLESDRLKDPILREYYTERDVVLEERRMRVENQGMGILREKFLGAAFPKHSYGMPVIGYESNLPFLDIDKTEEFFKKNYRPHKMAIGIVGDLDFDKTEKLVRKYFEDIPDGPSPKLSHESESFDHETRRVTVKHSSGPMKVMGWLTPASPHPDKPVLELIDAVLSQGETGRLYKRLVLRDKLAQRVACWTGEPGERYPSLFAIYVNNVRGADPDKIESSILEEIETLKKEAVTIEELAKIKNQIVADYIRGLNSNSKLADVLTYYELVAGDWTEIFDDYARLDRVTPEDIMRVTQKYFTPRNLTIGDLINSDGEKK, translated from the coding sequence ATGTGGGAATATCTTTCCAAGTCAGTCATTTCTCGTTTCAGCTTTTTGTTTTTTACTCTTTGCATTTTTATAAACTTCGAAGCCTCGGCTAATGAAGACATCTTCTCGGAGATTCGAACTACTTTGGAATCCAGAGTGAAAAAGGTAACTTTGAAGAATGGGATCAGGCTTCTCATGATGAAAAGAGCCGATTCTCCTACAGTTGCAGTTTATACCAAATTTTTGGTAGGTGCTGCAGACGAAACTCCTGAGATTGCGGGAACCGCTCACCTTTTGGAGCATATGCTTTTTAAGGGTACTAAAAATATCGGTGTCACTGATGCCAAAAAAGAAAAAGTATATTTGGACCAGATCCGAGTTTGGGGAAAACGTTTAGATTCTTATCGTTTGCAAGAAAGAGAACTTGCTGCCAAAGGCGAGCCTGTTCCGGAACAACTCATCAAAGATAAAAATATCTTAGAAGTCAGATTTAAAAATCTGCTGGAACTCCATCGTAAGTTTGTGGTTTCGAACGAAGACTCTTACATCTACGAGAAGAATGGAGGCACTGGCTTTAATGCATATACTACCAACGATGTAACAAATTACCAAATTTTACTTCCCGCAAATAGATTAGAGATCTGGGCAAAACTGGAATCGGATAGATTAAAAGATCCTATATTACGAGAATATTATACTGAAAGGGATGTGGTCCTGGAAGAACGCAGGATGAGAGTAGAGAACCAAGGAATGGGAATACTGAGAGAGAAATTTTTAGGAGCCGCTTTCCCAAAACATTCTTATGGAATGCCTGTAATCGGTTACGAATCGAATCTTCCTTTTTTGGACATTGATAAAACAGAAGAATTTTTCAAAAAGAATTATAGGCCTCATAAGATGGCCATCGGAATTGTAGGAGACTTAGATTTCGATAAGACAGAAAAATTAGTCCGAAAATATTTCGAAGATATTCCGGATGGACCTTCTCCAAAACTCTCTCATGAGTCAGAAAGTTTTGATCATGAAACTAGAAGAGTGACTGTAAAACATTCTTCCGGTCCTATGAAAGTGATGGGTTGGTTGACTCCCGCCTCCCCTCATCCTGATAAACCTGTTTTGGAATTAATAGATGCAGTCTTATCCCAAGGCGAGACCGGAAGATTATACAAACGACTTGTGCTTAGAGACAAACTTGCACAAAGAGTTGCATGTTGGACAGGAGAGCCTGGAGAAAGATACCCAAGCCTTTTCGCAATTTATGTGAACAATGTAAGAGGCGCAGACCCGGATAAGATAGAATCTTCGATCTTGGAAGAAATTGAAACTCTCAAAAAAGAAGCGGTTACTATAGAAGAATTAGCGAAGATCAAAAATCAGATCGTTGCCGACTATATTAGGGGTTTGAATAGCAATTCTAAACTTGCGGATGTTCTTACTTATTATGAATTAGTGGCCGGGGATTGGACAGAAATTTTCGACGATTACGCGCGATTGGATAGAGTCACTCCGGAAGATATCATGAGAGTAACCCAGAAATATTTCACACCTCGAAATCTGACCATTGGCGATCTTATTAATTCTGACGGAGAGAAAAAATGA
- a CDS encoding M16 family metallopeptidase, producing MNILKRLIISVSIILFSFVSSEAAPGDFVKDVKIPALEFHFPEIKEIGKDSNTRILYLENSEFPIKTLEITFYAGPSYFTKTSFELVEIFPEAWKKGGTTSHPGESFAEVWESYGSKLRVDSDLDTVTLTFSWLSRYDQESKALIAEFLKQPIFGKEAFEIARLQLSEQIKRRNDNIVGLAFRKANELVYQGKVKGKSLSLTALDDLKEEDLEVYYKNQLLSSRRSILISGKWNQEEIPQFLGDILPAFSGTPVMDSQGSSPDELNKNLKQKEIKNLIIDKDNTQNVVLFLGVGPAHNDKDFYAVQVLNYLVGGGGFTSYFMSKIRSDKGLAYSSSSHPVFEKDHSVIYFFTQTKSKSTMEVYNLMGEILGDSTFSNISEEELKNAKEAILNKFIFLFTDSVEILRNEVRFREHKMPKDYLKNYRDKIQNVTLEDLRRVGKIYFRRDKLTAVISGPKSSVSSELPGQKTIGPEDPIP from the coding sequence ATGAATATTCTAAAAAGATTAATTATCTCCGTTTCTATAATTCTTTTCTCCTTCGTTAGCTCTGAAGCTGCCCCTGGAGATTTCGTAAAAGACGTAAAGATTCCAGCCTTAGAATTTCATTTTCCTGAAATTAAAGAGATTGGAAAGGATTCGAATACTCGAATTTTGTATTTGGAAAACTCCGAGTTTCCGATCAAAACTCTGGAAATCACATTTTACGCAGGGCCTTCTTACTTTACTAAGACCTCTTTCGAGTTAGTCGAAATTTTTCCCGAGGCTTGGAAGAAGGGAGGAACAACCTCGCATCCTGGCGAAAGTTTTGCAGAAGTCTGGGAATCTTATGGCTCTAAGTTAAGAGTAGATTCTGATTTGGACACGGTAACTTTAACTTTTTCTTGGCTTTCCAGATATGACCAAGAATCCAAGGCACTGATCGCAGAATTTTTGAAGCAGCCAATTTTTGGAAAAGAAGCTTTCGAGATCGCAAGATTACAATTAAGCGAACAGATCAAAAGAAGAAACGATAATATTGTAGGTCTTGCTTTTAGAAAGGCAAATGAGCTTGTTTATCAAGGGAAAGTAAAAGGTAAGTCGCTTTCTCTGACAGCACTCGACGATTTAAAAGAAGAAGATCTAGAAGTATATTATAAAAATCAATTATTGAGTTCCAGACGTTCGATACTTATAAGTGGCAAGTGGAATCAGGAAGAGATCCCTCAATTTTTAGGAGATATTTTGCCCGCATTTTCGGGAACTCCGGTAATGGATTCCCAGGGTTCCAGTCCGGATGAGTTGAATAAAAATCTAAAGCAGAAAGAAATTAAGAATCTGATCATAGACAAGGACAATACTCAAAACGTGGTCTTATTCTTAGGAGTAGGACCTGCTCATAACGATAAAGATTTTTATGCAGTTCAGGTTTTGAATTATTTAGTGGGAGGTGGAGGATTTACTTCTTACTTCATGAGCAAAATCCGCTCGGACAAGGGGCTCGCTTACTCTTCTTCTAGTCATCCAGTGTTCGAAAAAGATCACTCAGTGATTTACTTTTTTACTCAGACAAAATCCAAAAGTACCATGGAAGTTTATAATCTCATGGGGGAAATTTTGGGAGATTCTACTTTCTCTAATATAAGTGAAGAAGAATTAAAAAATGCAAAAGAAGCGATTCTTAATAAATTTATCTTCTTATTTACCGACTCTGTAGAAATTCTTAGGAACGAAGTTCGATTTAGAGAACATAAAATGCCAAAGGATTATCTCAAAAATTATAGAGATAAAATCCAAAATGTTACTCTTGAAGATCTGAGAAGAGTTGGTAAAATATATTTTAGAAGAGATAAACTGACAGCAGTGATCTCTGGACCAAAATCTTCCGTCTCTTCTGAGCTACCTGGACAAAAAACGATCGGTCCGGAAGATCCGATCCCATAA
- a CDS encoding MBL fold metallo-hydrolase, protein MDCKFEHKGYLFEGISEGGIRTSIVMPRLSLMFDIGHQNPNRINIERLLLTHAHLDHSAGIPYYISQRSLRKLGPPKIYLPKTLEAPMREILSLYSKIEDFPYSYEMKGLEEGEEIEIDAYHFFKVWKTFHRVDSQGYTIYERKKKLRSEFIGLDRNELLKKKEEGIDVDEFHSKPVVSFSGDTKIEYVLTHKDVAESEILFLECTYIDHERNVENAREWGHIHLDEILHHISSFKNEKIVLIHFSKRYPPAYIRKILSKRLPPSERDRIHLFLPE, encoded by the coding sequence ATGGATTGTAAGTTCGAACATAAGGGATATTTATTCGAAGGGATTTCGGAAGGAGGGATTCGCACCTCCATTGTAATGCCTCGTTTGAGTTTGATGTTCGATATAGGACATCAGAATCCGAACCGTATCAATATAGAGAGATTATTATTAACTCATGCGCATTTGGATCATTCTGCAGGAATCCCTTATTATATTTCGCAAAGGTCTTTACGTAAGTTAGGACCTCCTAAAATATATCTTCCTAAAACGTTAGAAGCTCCTATGAGAGAAATTTTATCTCTCTATTCTAAGATAGAAGATTTTCCTTACTCTTATGAGATGAAAGGATTGGAAGAAGGAGAAGAAATAGAAATAGATGCATACCATTTTTTTAAAGTATGGAAAACATTTCATAGAGTGGATTCCCAGGGTTATACAATCTATGAAAGAAAGAAAAAGTTAAGATCTGAGTTTATTGGATTAGATCGAAATGAACTTTTGAAAAAGAAAGAAGAAGGTATCGACGTTGACGAATTTCATTCTAAGCCTGTAGTCAGTTTTTCGGGAGATACCAAAATTGAATATGTGCTGACCCATAAGGATGTAGCAGAATCAGAAATCTTATTTTTAGAATGTACATATATAGATCATGAAAGGAATGTAGAGAATGCAAGAGAGTGGGGGCATATCCATCTGGATGAAATCTTACATCATATCTCCTCCTTTAAAAATGAAAAAATAGTCCTGATCCATTTTTCGAAACGTTATCCTCCTGCTTATATTCGAAAAATCTTATCTAAAAGACTCCCTCCCTCCGAAAGAGATAGGATACATCTTTTCCTCCCTGAATAA
- a CDS encoding O-methyltransferase: MASQNPKQKYGTSIYKEGLEDWIHSELIKRPYEWLEDLEKRASQNKFPVLTPASGAVLAFLASSWDPDTILELGTGYGISLIWLISAVRKDTKIQTVDREVDFIQVAKEFFARIEPNSNRVEFTNADCSEVAKEFLEPSSSDRKELIFVDCDKIRYPEILEMILEGGKTRNLRVIYDNVLWHGRIADPENQASSDRAVRQLWSLIKNSKIEYTLFPVGDGILCFDFKQ, translated from the coding sequence ATGGCCTCTCAAAACCCTAAACAGAAATACGGGACTTCCATTTACAAGGAAGGGTTGGAAGATTGGATCCATTCAGAATTAATAAAACGTCCTTATGAATGGCTTGAGGATCTGGAGAAAAGAGCTTCTCAAAACAAATTTCCGGTGTTAACACCTGCATCGGGGGCGGTGCTCGCATTTTTAGCTTCTTCATGGGATCCGGATACAATTTTGGAGTTAGGGACCGGTTATGGGATCTCCTTAATCTGGCTTATCTCTGCAGTTAGAAAAGATACAAAGATCCAAACGGTGGATAGAGAAGTAGACTTCATTCAAGTGGCGAAAGAATTTTTTGCCAGGATAGAGCCCAACTCTAATCGAGTAGAATTTACAAATGCGGACTGTTCAGAGGTTGCAAAGGAATTTTTAGAACCTTCTTCCTCGGATCGGAAAGAACTGATATTTGTGGATTGTGATAAGATCCGTTATCCGGAAATTTTAGAGATGATCCTGGAAGGAGGTAAAACCAGAAATCTAAGAGTGATCTACGATAATGTACTTTGGCATGGAAGGATTGCCGATCCTGAAAACCAAGCATCTTCTGACCGGGCGGTGCGCCAATTATGGTCCCTAATCAAAAATTCTAAGATAGAATACACCTTATTCCCTGTTGGTGACGGAATATTATGTTTCGATTTTAAGCAATAA